The following coding sequences lie in one Seriola aureovittata isolate HTS-2021-v1 ecotype China chromosome 5, ASM2101889v1, whole genome shotgun sequence genomic window:
- the htr1aa gene encoding 5-hydroxytryptamine (serotonin) receptor 1A a: protein MDVITTSSNDSNATNGYPHGVDVVTDWDGGENGTGSGSLPDLELSYQIITSLLLASLILCSIFGNACVVAAIALERSLQNVANYLIGSLAVTDLMVSVLVLPMAALYQVLNKWTLGQEICDLFISLDVLCCTSSILHLCAIALDRYWAITDPIDYVNKRTPRRAALLISVTWLVGFSISIPPMLGWRSAEDRANPDACSISQDPGYTIYSTFGAFYIPLILMLVLYGRIFKAARFRIRKTVKKTEKTKTVPDKCLTVSPAIFHKKTNGEAGGKGWKRCDESKPSSPCVNGAVKHGEEGESLEIIEVISNSKTHLPLPNTPQSSQGYENMNEKNSGAKRKIALARERKTVKTLGIIMGTFIFCWLPFFIVALVLPFCAESCYMPDWLGAVINWLGYSNSLLNPIIYAYFNKDFQSAFKKIIKCKFHRP, encoded by the coding sequence ATGGATGTTATAACAACAAGCAGCAACGACAGCAACGCGACCAACGGTTACCCTCACGGGGTGGACGTGGTTACCGACTGGGACGGGGGTGAGAATGGCACCGGTTCTGGGTCTCTGCCTGATCTGGAGCTGAGTTACCAGATTATCACCTCTCTTCTCCTGGCGTCCCTCATCCTCTGCTCCATATTTGGCAACGCGTGCGTCGTGGCAGCCATCGCCCTGGAGAGATCTCTCCAGAATGTGGCTAACTATCTAATCGGATCCCTGGCCGTGACAGACCTCATGGTATCAGTGCTGGTTCTTCCAATGGCCGCCCTCTACCAAGTTTTGAACAAGTGGACACTGGGACAAGAGATCTGTGATTTATTCATCTCCCTGGATGTACTGTGTTGCACATCATCCATCCTGCATCTGTGCGCAATTGCCTTGGACAGGTACTGGGCCATAACAGACCCCATTGACTATGTAAATAAACGGACACCAAGGCGAGCTGCACTCTTGATTAGTGTGACTTGGCTGGTTGGTTTCTCCATCTCTATTCCGCCTATGTTAGGCTGGAGAAGCGCCGAAGACAGGGCGAACCCCGACGCATGCAGCATCAGCCAGGACCCGGGCTACACCATCTACTCCACATTTGGGGCTTTTTACATCCCCCTTATCCTCATGTTGGTCCTATACGGGCGAATATTCAAGGCTGCTCGGTTTCGGATTCGAAAGACGGTAAAGAAAACTGAGAAGACAAAAACAGTGCCAGATAAGTGCTTGACTGTGTCACCGGCCATCTTCCACAAGAAAACCAACGGGGAGGCCGGGGGCAAAGGCTGGAAGCGCTGCGACGAGTCTAAACCCAGCTCTCCGTGCGTAAACGGCGCGGTGAAGCATGGAGAGGAGGGCGAGTCGCTGGAGATCATAGAAGTTATCAGCAACTCAAAGACGCACCTGCCTCTGCCCAACACCCCTCAGTCCTCGCAGGGCTAcgaaaacatgaatgaaaagaaCTCGGGGGCGAAGAGAAAGATCGCGCTGGCCAGAGAACGTAAAACGGTGAAAACGCTGGGGATAATCATGGGAACTTTCATCTTCTGCTGGCTGCCCTTTTTCATCGTCGCTCTGGTGTTGCCTTTCTGTGCAGAGAGCTGCTACATGCCCGACTGGCTGGGCGCAGTCATAAACTGGCTGGGCTACTCCAACTCTCTCCTCAACCCCATCATATATGCCTACTTCAACAAAGACTTCCAAAGTGCTTTCAAGAAGATTATAAAATGCAAATTCCACAGACCGTAA
- the rgs7bpa gene encoding regulator of G-protein signaling 7-binding protein A — MSSASNGRKNRPRSAGNIFQIGKPPYRDPQRRESTESTRKAQRAVADCRMIVQEFNTLVALYRELVISIGEITVDCPSLRAEMLKTRTKGCEMARAAHHSLSLISGPEDGEIHPEICRLFIQLQCCLEMYITEMLKSVCLLGSLQLHRKGKDSCGPPGVDTKTEESSDIPILEDTSSSPTDCPQLCWLVATDIENIEKDMREMKNLLSKLRETMPLPLKNQDDSSLLNLTPYPLVRQRKRRFFGLCCLVTS; from the exons ATGAGTTCTGCATCGAATGGGCGCAAAAACCGCCCCAGATCCGCCGGGAACATCTTCCAGATCGGCAAGCCTCCTTATCGAGACCCACAAAGGAGGGAGAGCACCGAGAGTACCCGCAAAGCCCAGCGCGCCGTGGCCGACTGCAGAATG ATCGTCCAAGAATTCAATACACTTGTGGCTTTGTACCGTGAGCTGGTCATCTCCATCGGCGAAATCACTGTCGACTGCCCTTCCTTACGGGCCGAAATGCTGAAGACTCGAACTAAAGGCTGCGAAATGGCGAGAGCGGCACACCACAGTCTCTCCTTGATATCGGG GCCAGAGGATGGGGAGATCCACCCTGAGATCTGTAGGCTCTTCATCCAGCTGCAGTGCTGTCTGGAGATGTACATCACCGAGATGCTCAAATCTGTCTGCTTGCTGGGctccctgcagctccacagGAAAG GTAAGGATTCCTGTGGCCCTCCCGGGGTCGACACTAAGACCGAGGAGAGCTCAGACATCCCCATCCTGGAGGACACCTCTTCCTCCCCCACTGACTGTCCTCAGCTCTGCTGGCTGGTGGCCACTGACATAGAAAACATAGAAAA AGATATGCGGGAGATGAAGAACCTTCTCAGTAAACTCAGGGAGACAATGCCTTTACCATTGAAGAACCAAG ATGACAGCAGTTTGCTGAACCTGACTCCCTACCCACTGGTCCGACAGAGGAAGAGGCGGTTCTTTGGGCTCTGTTGCCTGGTAACCAGCTAA